In Syntrophorhabdus sp., one genomic interval encodes:
- the def gene encoding peptide deformylase, producing MSTIDIRVIPDPVLKKIAKPVENITDVIVKLSGDMIETMLLAHGAGLAAPQVGFPVRLIAIDASLNPREKEPIILINPVIIETHLEENGEEGCLSVPGYYEYVKRAKKVHARGTDLRGNTVDFECEGQLARAFQHEIDHLDGVLFIDRLSPIKKNIFKKKYTGKKE from the coding sequence ATGTCCACAATTGATATCCGTGTCATCCCCGACCCTGTCCTCAAGAAGATCGCCAAGCCTGTGGAGAACATCACGGACGTCATCGTGAAACTCTCGGGAGATATGATCGAGACGATGCTTCTTGCCCATGGCGCGGGGCTTGCGGCGCCGCAGGTCGGGTTTCCGGTGAGGCTCATAGCCATCGACGCGTCTTTGAACCCCAGGGAGAAGGAACCCATCATTCTCATCAACCCCGTCATCATCGAGACCCACCTCGAGGAGAATGGCGAGGAAGGGTGCCTGAGCGTTCCGGGCTATTACGAGTACGTGAAGAGAGCGAAGAAAGTGCATGCCCGGGGAACGGACCTCAGGGGCAATACCGTCGATTTCGAGTGCGAGGGGCAGCTTGCCCGCGCATTCCAGCACGAGATCGATCACCTCGATGGTGTGCTTTTCATTGATCGGTTGAGTCCCATAAAAAAGAACATTTTCAAAAAAAAGTACACAGGTAAGAAGGAATGA